A genomic region of Fundidesulfovibrio terrae contains the following coding sequences:
- a CDS encoding multiheme c-type cytochrome translates to MRYDLKSLLVFLAVCVVGPAGCSRNADAPAPPMSAGGERAASSEYVGSQRCGTCHARNYHSWRGTKHANMLAEPDNRSVVGDFSRAGVLDLPEGLAARMHEKDGRRFVSLEQGGRSREDQSVAYVLGGARRQMYVAVSREGKLCVPPVQWNVRDGRWSSPQGPDGATDDWLRDCAGCHVTGLGQAGAQGGGVKTWSEDAIGCEACHGPGARHANAKNPEKPDTIFNPGSVPEEARAAMVCGRCHTRGTSSDGRAYPPGVEPGGDFRHGFAEVKRDDARYFWPDGSSRANRQQYADFVTSTMYERGVKCWSCHNPHKASENNASSLRLTGNSLCRSCHPAGAGERTLTHAIHDNGNCRACHMPLTAGLASGGELASHRFQPVRPAATVELGSGDVDRQPNSCNACHYHGKQPPAVLEAYLQARVKRHYEAPAAQTARKNP, encoded by the coding sequence ATGCGTTACGACTTGAAGAGCCTGCTCGTGTTTCTTGCTGTATGCGTTGTTGGACCGGCCGGATGCTCGCGCAATGCCGATGCGCCCGCGCCCCCGATGTCCGCCGGGGGGGAGCGCGCGGCCTCCTCGGAATACGTCGGCTCGCAACGCTGCGGGACCTGCCATGCCCGCAATTACCACTCGTGGCGAGGGACCAAGCACGCCAACATGCTTGCCGAGCCGGACAACAGGAGCGTGGTGGGGGATTTCTCCCGGGCCGGCGTCCTGGACCTGCCGGAGGGCCTGGCCGCGCGCATGCACGAGAAGGACGGCCGGCGCTTCGTCTCCCTCGAGCAGGGGGGACGCTCCCGCGAGGACCAATCCGTGGCCTACGTGCTGGGCGGAGCGCGCCGCCAGATGTACGTGGCCGTGTCGCGGGAGGGGAAGCTCTGCGTGCCGCCCGTGCAGTGGAACGTCCGGGACGGGCGCTGGAGTTCGCCGCAGGGGCCGGACGGGGCCACGGACGACTGGCTGCGCGACTGCGCCGGGTGCCACGTCACCGGCTTGGGCCAGGCAGGCGCACAGGGAGGCGGCGTGAAGACCTGGAGCGAGGACGCCATCGGCTGCGAGGCCTGCCACGGCCCGGGTGCGCGCCATGCGAACGCCAAGAATCCCGAAAAACCAGACACCATCTTCAATCCCGGCAGCGTCCCCGAAGAGGCGCGGGCCGCCATGGTCTGCGGGCGGTGCCACACCAGGGGAACATCCTCGGACGGCAGGGCGTATCCCCCGGGCGTCGAGCCCGGAGGCGACTTCCGTCACGGTTTCGCCGAGGTCAAGAGGGACGACGCGCGCTATTTCTGGCCGGACGGATCCTCCCGGGCCAACCGCCAGCAGTATGCCGATTTCGTCACCTCCACCATGTACGAACGGGGCGTGAAATGCTGGTCCTGCCACAATCCGCACAAGGCCTCGGAGAACAACGCCTCGAGCCTGCGCCTGACGGGAAACTCCCTGTGCCGCTCGTGCCATCCGGCCGGCGCCGGGGAGAGGACCCTGACCCACGCCATCCACGACAACGGCAACTGCCGGGCCTGTCACATGCCGCTCACGGCCGGCCTTGCCTCCGGCGGCGAGCTGGCCTCCCATCGCTTCCAGCCCGTGCGACCGGCGGCCACCGTGGAACTCGGGAGCGGCGACGTGGACAGGCAGCCGAATTCCTGCAATGCGTGCCATTATCACGGGAAGCAGCCTCCCGCCGTGCTGGAAGCCTATCTCCAGGCACGCGTCAAGAGGCACTACGAGGCTCCGGCGGCGCAGACCGCCCGGAAGAACCCGTAA
- a CDS encoding late competence development ComFB family protein yields MSDAHLVVGGVDLAKIRNKNELRVARLLDKVLAEDGAGVTDPLDIQDVYALTLNLLPSRYRQLGTIVLSEPVKDSHIESAIRRALRTVKERPNR; encoded by the coding sequence ATGAGTGATGCTCATCTGGTCGTGGGCGGCGTGGACCTGGCGAAGATACGCAACAAGAACGAGCTCCGCGTGGCCCGGCTGCTGGATAAAGTCCTCGCCGAGGACGGGGCTGGCGTCACCGACCCCCTGGACATCCAGGACGTCTACGCCCTCACGCTCAACCTGCTGCCCTCGCGCTACCGCCAGCTGGGCACCATCGTCCTCTCCGAACCCGTCAAGGACAGCCACATCGAATCCGCCATCCGCCGGGCCCTCCGCACCGTGAAGGAACGCCCCAACCGCTGA
- a CDS encoding glycosyltransferase: MKKRTVIVSGLACTYPLGGVAWDYIQYLHGFHKLGHDVYYLEDTGGWAYDPFNVTFTEDYSYHIKYLTDYLAALDPDLAKRFCVRDPGDNFHGLSREQLSDVVKRADVVFNISTTLWLREEYQSIPVKVLIDSDPMYTQAGIPDYLAGTASEKDVKNIEHMKMHDRFFSFAENFGKDGCLIPKGVFDWHPTRQPMVLSCWDTPRKPASDAFTTVLSWQPKESGPVIDGVQYGGKNTEFLRFIDLPQKTKATLELALGQGRPPREMLEEKGWKLEDGFAKSTTPWLYRDYIWDSFAEFSMAKNAYVASKSGWFSCRSSCYLAAGRPCVVQDTGFSRFMPVGEGVLAFNTEDEALAGIEAVRSDWEKHSKAAKAFAKEWFDSDKVLGKLLTEAME, from the coding sequence ATGAAAAAACGCACCGTCATCGTCTCCGGCCTTGCCTGCACCTACCCCCTGGGCGGAGTCGCCTGGGACTACATCCAGTACCTGCACGGCTTCCACAAGCTCGGCCACGACGTCTATTACCTGGAAGACACCGGCGGCTGGGCCTACGACCCGTTCAACGTCACCTTCACCGAAGACTACTCGTATCATATCAAGTACCTGACGGATTACCTGGCGGCGCTTGATCCCGATCTCGCCAAGCGCTTCTGCGTGCGCGACCCCGGCGACAACTTCCACGGCCTGTCGCGCGAGCAGCTCTCCGACGTGGTGAAGCGCGCCGACGTGGTGTTCAACATCTCCACCACCCTGTGGCTGCGCGAGGAGTACCAGTCCATCCCCGTGAAGGTGCTCATCGACTCCGACCCCATGTACACCCAGGCGGGAATCCCGGACTATCTCGCGGGCACGGCCTCGGAAAAGGACGTGAAGAATATCGAGCACATGAAGATGCACGACCGTTTCTTCAGCTTCGCCGAGAACTTCGGGAAAGATGGCTGTCTCATCCCTAAGGGCGTGTTCGACTGGCATCCTACGCGCCAGCCCATGGTGCTCTCGTGCTGGGACACGCCGCGCAAGCCCGCGTCCGACGCCTTCACCACGGTGCTCTCCTGGCAGCCCAAGGAGTCCGGCCCGGTGATCGACGGCGTGCAGTACGGCGGCAAGAACACGGAATTCTTGCGCTTCATCGACCTGCCGCAAAAGACCAAAGCCACTCTGGAGCTGGCCCTGGGGCAGGGCAGGCCGCCGCGCGAAATGCTCGAGGAGAAGGGCTGGAAGCTGGAGGACGGCTTCGCCAAGTCCACCACGCCTTGGCTCTACCGCGACTACATCTGGGACAGCTTCGCCGAGTTCTCCATGGCCAAGAACGCCTACGTGGCGTCGAAGAGCGGCTGGTTCTCCTGCCGCAGCAGCTGCTATCTGGCGGCCGGGCGGCCCTGCGTGGTGCAGGACACCGGTTTCTCCCGGTTCATGCCCGTGGGCGAGGGCGTGCTGGCCTTCAATACGGAGGACGAGGCCCTGGCCGGGATCGAGGCCGTGCGCTCGGACTGGGAGAAGCACTCCAAGGCGGCGAAGGCGTTCGCCAAAGAGTGGTTCGACTCGGACAAGGTGCTGGGCAAGCTTCTGACGGAAGCCATGGAATAG
- a CDS encoding methyl-accepting chemotaxis protein, giving the protein MKRSITVKLMLGTFVIILLPMIAIFLLTSGNISTLSRDNFTQAATAELRQASNVVASFLGEAKLNITMAASLPVNKRIEELKTTFVGTSEATLAKVWPDDEAGRLMYEAFGPLRESHPDYLAIYTGNRDGKYIINHKDTGKKQPAGFDPRQRPWWKSAMATPREAVVTPAYEAVDKTPMISVCKAILDAKGDILGISAMDITLTQITDLIKKVRIGRTGYVILVQDDGVVISDPKKPEHNFKKIAEIGNDSLAAFFKSGSATGSVNVGGTAYSAAAYTSPELKWRFIGLIEESELMEPVSAAVTPIAGVALASMAAMGLGIWILTRRIVIRPLNRVNAFLGDISKGSYGRIEHRSTDEIGSIFDALNTMSATLRNNIAEIEARTADAQDKAHAARLATDEAESAKLQAERARAEGMLDAAHRLEEVAHELSAAVGSLADHSADIRQGTDVQRERISSTATAMEEMNSTVLEVARNASNAAQQGKDARDKASLGAQVVAKSLEAMRETQRKTTALRESMNQLDSQAQAIGKIMTTIEDIADQTNLLALNAAIEAARAGEAGRGFAVVADEVRKLAEKTMVATKEVGESIQSIQRVAGENVRSVEAAVADLDQAANLAGESGSALGEIVSSTDDSAGQIQSIATAAEEQSATSEEINRSVDEINAIAVRTDEHVNASLGALQDLEAQAAALAQLIDQLKRQAGGTRALGV; this is encoded by the coding sequence TTGAAACGATCCATCACCGTGAAACTCATGCTGGGGACGTTCGTGATCATCCTGCTGCCCATGATCGCGATCTTTCTGCTTACGTCGGGGAACATCTCCACGCTCTCGCGCGACAACTTCACCCAGGCCGCCACCGCGGAACTCCGCCAGGCCAGCAACGTGGTGGCCTCCTTCCTGGGAGAGGCCAAGCTCAACATCACCATGGCCGCCTCGCTCCCGGTGAACAAGCGGATCGAGGAACTCAAGACCACCTTCGTGGGCACCTCCGAGGCGACCCTGGCCAAGGTCTGGCCGGACGACGAGGCCGGACGGCTCATGTACGAGGCGTTCGGCCCCCTGCGCGAGTCGCATCCGGACTATCTCGCCATCTACACTGGCAACCGCGACGGCAAGTACATCATCAACCATAAGGACACGGGCAAGAAGCAGCCCGCCGGGTTCGACCCGCGCCAGCGCCCCTGGTGGAAGAGCGCCATGGCCACCCCGCGCGAGGCCGTGGTCACCCCCGCCTACGAGGCCGTGGACAAGACCCCCATGATTAGCGTCTGCAAGGCCATCCTCGACGCCAAGGGGGACATCCTGGGCATCTCGGCCATGGACATCACCCTGACCCAGATCACCGACCTCATCAAAAAGGTCCGCATCGGGCGCACCGGGTACGTGATTCTCGTCCAGGACGACGGCGTGGTCATCTCCGACCCCAAGAAGCCCGAGCACAACTTCAAGAAGATCGCGGAGATCGGCAACGACTCCCTGGCGGCCTTCTTCAAGTCCGGCTCGGCCACCGGCTCCGTGAACGTTGGAGGGACGGCCTACAGCGCCGCCGCCTACACCTCGCCCGAACTCAAATGGCGCTTCATCGGCCTCATCGAGGAAAGCGAGCTCATGGAGCCCGTGTCCGCCGCGGTGACGCCCATCGCGGGCGTAGCCCTGGCCAGCATGGCCGCCATGGGGCTCGGCATCTGGATTCTCACCCGGCGCATCGTCATCCGGCCCCTCAACCGGGTGAACGCCTTCCTGGGGGACATCTCCAAGGGCAGCTACGGGCGCATCGAGCACCGCAGCACCGACGAGATCGGCTCCATCTTCGACGCCCTGAACACCATGAGCGCCACGCTGAGGAACAACATCGCCGAGATCGAGGCCAGGACCGCCGACGCCCAGGACAAGGCCCATGCCGCCCGCCTGGCCACCGACGAGGCCGAGTCGGCCAAGCTCCAGGCGGAACGGGCCAGGGCCGAAGGCATGCTCGACGCCGCACACCGGCTGGAGGAAGTCGCCCACGAACTCAGCGCCGCCGTGGGCTCCCTCGCTGATCATTCCGCGGACATCCGCCAGGGCACCGATGTGCAGCGCGAACGCATTTCCTCCACGGCCACGGCCATGGAGGAAATGAACTCCACCGTGCTGGAGGTGGCCCGCAACGCCTCCAACGCCGCCCAGCAGGGCAAGGACGCCCGCGACAAGGCCAGCCTCGGCGCGCAGGTGGTGGCGAAATCACTCGAAGCCATGCGCGAAACCCAGCGCAAGACCACCGCCCTGCGCGAATCCATGAACCAGCTGGACTCCCAGGCCCAGGCCATCGGCAAGATCATGACCACCATCGAGGACATAGCCGACCAGACCAACCTCCTGGCCTTGAACGCCGCCATCGAGGCGGCCCGCGCCGGAGAGGCCGGGCGAGGCTTCGCCGTGGTGGCCGACGAGGTGCGCAAGCTGGCCGAAAAGACCATGGTGGCCACCAAGGAAGTGGGCGAGTCCATCCAGTCGATCCAGCGCGTGGCCGGGGAGAATGTGCGCTCAGTGGAAGCGGCGGTCGCCGATCTGGACCAGGCCGCCAACCTGGCCGGAGAATCCGGTTCCGCCCTGGGAGAGATCGTCTCCAGCACCGACGATTCGGCGGGGCAGATCCAGTCCATCGCCACAGCCGCCGAGGAGCAGTCCGCCACGTCCGAGGAGATCAACCGGTCCGTGGACGAGATCAACGCCATCGCCGTGCGCACCGACGAGCACGTCAACGCCTCGCTCGGGGCGCTCCAGGACCTGGAAGCCCAGGCCGCCGCCCTGGCGCAGTTGATAGACCAGCTCAAGCGTCAGGCCGGGGGGACCCGGGCGCTGGGCGTTTAA
- the galE gene encoding UDP-glucose 4-epimerase GalE has protein sequence MKGNILVTGGAGYIGSHTCKALKQAGYQPITFDNMVYGHEWAVKWGPLIKGDILDGETLDAVFKQYAPLAVLHFAAFAYVGESVADPEKYYRNNVMGTLSLLSAMRRAKCKNIVFSSTCATYGVPSELPLREDHPQKPINPYGWTKLMMEQTLKDFDTAYGIRHAALRYFNAAGADPDCEIGEEHDPETHLIPLVIAATQGKRGNVEIYGTDYDTPDGTCIRDYIHVADLAVAHIQALEYLQDKDESLVVNLGTGNGQTVREVIRAVEKVSGKATPVKEGPRRPGDPPGLYAYADKAYKLLGWKPQYGDIETIVGTAWKWHEKAKS, from the coding sequence ATGAAAGGCAATATCCTGGTGACGGGCGGGGCGGGCTACATCGGCTCCCACACCTGCAAGGCCTTGAAGCAGGCCGGATACCAGCCCATAACCTTCGACAACATGGTCTATGGTCACGAGTGGGCCGTCAAATGGGGGCCGCTCATCAAGGGCGACATCCTGGACGGCGAGACCCTGGATGCGGTGTTCAAGCAGTACGCCCCCCTGGCCGTGCTGCACTTCGCGGCTTTCGCCTATGTGGGCGAGTCTGTGGCCGACCCGGAGAAGTACTACCGCAACAACGTCATGGGGACGCTCTCGCTGCTCTCGGCCATGCGCCGCGCCAAGTGCAAGAACATCGTGTTCTCCAGCACCTGCGCCACCTACGGCGTGCCGAGCGAGCTGCCCTTGCGCGAGGACCATCCGCAGAAGCCCATCAATCCCTACGGCTGGACCAAACTCATGATGGAGCAGACCCTCAAGGACTTCGATACCGCCTATGGCATCCGCCACGCCGCGCTCAGGTATTTCAACGCCGCCGGGGCCGACCCTGACTGTGAGATCGGCGAGGAGCACGATCCCGAGACGCACCTGATTCCGCTGGTCATCGCCGCCACCCAGGGCAAGCGCGGCAACGTGGAAATCTACGGCACCGACTACGACACCCCGGACGGCACCTGCATCCGCGACTATATCCACGTGGCGGACCTTGCCGTGGCGCACATCCAGGCCCTGGAATACCTCCAGGACAAGGACGAGAGCCTGGTGGTGAACCTGGGCACCGGCAACGGCCAGACCGTGCGCGAGGTCATCCGGGCGGTGGAGAAGGTGTCCGGCAAGGCCACGCCCGTGAAGGAAGGCCCGCGCCGCCCCGGCGACCCGCCGGGCCTCTACGCCTACGCCGACAAGGCCTACAAGCTGCTCGGCTGGAAGCCGCAGTACGGGGATATCGAGACGATTGTCGGCACCGCCTGGAAGTGGCACGAGAAGGCGAAGAGTTAA